From Bordetella flabilis, the proteins below share one genomic window:
- a CDS encoding xanthine dehydrogenase family protein molybdopterin-binding subunit: MHSVEAPARNAGIAANLIGARVPRREDARHLAGAAAFIADIAVRDCLEIAFVRSPVAHGVLKGVHPGEDVPPGNIRLAEHFEGRALPIKAELLRDGFHGAPYPLLATGKVRFVGEPVALVMAPTRAQAERWAESISLDIEPLAPVLDARSEWERPGIPLHGNLDCNLIMRAARTIGDFDRIEAAARDGAGLHRIERRFTMERVLASPLEGRGCLAYRDKASGAMHVHLSTQRPHLIRSFITAQIPGLRESDLRVIVPDVGGGFGAKSNLYPEEVLLTALAMELDRPVRWIEDRYEHFVASNHSRQHDQDIAAWFDDTGRIHAVDATFIVDAGAYCAKSSTGAIEANMAANVMLGPYDIRHYRFQAISIYTNKSPVGPYRGVGRPGGCFAMERIVDEVAHCLGMDPVEVRRRNLIPAEKMPYVTATGLAYDSGDYRQAVDEAARHVETNWRTRPPAHARRRAGIGYAMLVEQAGHGSEEWFRRGSPTVYGHEAARVTLNGDGTLEIDVGTLAHGQGHATSYAQIAAQITAISIADIRVRQGDTAATPYGMGTVASRSIVMGGGAVAQACEALIAKARRIASANLGDAPGELALRDGALHGVHGSLSLAEVSRISTVQIHKLPKDIEPGMSLQAFYRPSVETGTFSYAVHAARVEVDVDTGFVTITDYLVVEDCGTVVNPLIADGQVIGGVAQGIGQALYEAMRYNRDGQPLTVTFGDYVVPSAMEVPHIEIIHLCTPSPFSAFGVKGMGEGGSVPPPAAIANAVRAALHERGVAVDRTPIDPDYLLAQWLAGEQTR; encoded by the coding sequence ATGCACAGCGTAGAAGCACCGGCACGCAATGCCGGCATCGCGGCGAACCTCATCGGCGCGCGGGTCCCGCGCCGGGAAGACGCACGCCACCTCGCCGGCGCCGCGGCCTTCATCGCGGACATCGCCGTGCGGGATTGCCTGGAAATCGCCTTCGTGCGCAGCCCCGTCGCGCATGGCGTGTTGAAGGGCGTGCATCCAGGCGAGGATGTGCCGCCCGGAAACATCAGGCTGGCGGAACACTTTGAAGGACGCGCCCTCCCCATCAAGGCGGAGTTGCTGCGCGACGGCTTCCATGGGGCGCCCTATCCGCTGCTGGCCACGGGCAAGGTGCGCTTCGTCGGCGAGCCGGTCGCACTCGTCATGGCGCCCACGCGGGCGCAGGCCGAACGCTGGGCGGAGTCGATCTCGCTGGATATCGAACCGCTGGCGCCGGTACTGGACGCTCGCAGCGAATGGGAACGCCCCGGCATTCCGCTGCATGGGAACCTGGACTGCAATCTCATCATGCGCGCCGCGCGCACGATCGGCGATTTCGACCGCATCGAGGCCGCCGCGCGCGACGGTGCAGGGCTGCACCGCATCGAACGCCGCTTCACCATGGAACGGGTGCTGGCCAGCCCCCTGGAAGGCCGCGGCTGCCTGGCCTATCGCGACAAGGCCAGCGGCGCGATGCATGTTCACCTGTCGACGCAGCGTCCCCACCTGATACGCAGCTTCATCACCGCGCAGATACCGGGTTTGCGGGAAAGCGACCTGCGCGTGATCGTACCGGACGTCGGCGGCGGCTTTGGCGCCAAGAGCAACCTGTATCCCGAAGAAGTCTTGCTGACCGCGCTTGCCATGGAGCTGGACCGTCCGGTGCGATGGATAGAAGACCGCTACGAGCACTTCGTCGCCAGCAACCATAGCCGCCAGCACGACCAGGATATCGCCGCCTGGTTCGACGACACGGGCCGCATCCACGCGGTCGACGCGACCTTCATCGTCGACGCGGGCGCGTATTGCGCGAAATCGTCCACCGGGGCGATCGAGGCCAACATGGCGGCCAACGTGATGCTGGGTCCCTACGACATCCGGCATTACCGCTTCCAGGCGATCAGCATCTATACGAACAAAAGCCCTGTCGGTCCCTATCGCGGCGTCGGCCGGCCAGGCGGGTGCTTCGCCATGGAGCGCATCGTCGACGAAGTCGCGCATTGCCTCGGTATGGATCCGGTGGAGGTACGCCGGCGCAACCTGATCCCGGCGGAGAAAATGCCCTACGTGACCGCGACCGGGCTGGCCTACGATTCCGGCGATTACCGGCAAGCGGTGGACGAGGCGGCGCGGCATGTCGAAACAAACTGGCGCACGCGCCCGCCTGCGCATGCACGCCGACGCGCCGGCATCGGCTACGCCATGCTGGTCGAACAAGCAGGACACGGATCGGAGGAATGGTTCCGGCGCGGCTCTCCCACCGTCTATGGACACGAGGCTGCACGGGTCACCCTGAACGGCGACGGCACGCTGGAGATCGATGTCGGTACGCTCGCCCATGGCCAGGGCCACGCCACCAGCTATGCGCAGATCGCCGCGCAGATCACCGCCATTTCCATCGCCGATATACGCGTGCGCCAGGGGGATACGGCCGCCACGCCCTACGGCATGGGAACCGTCGCGTCCCGATCCATCGTCATGGGCGGCGGCGCGGTGGCCCAGGCCTGCGAAGCGTTGATAGCCAAGGCGCGCCGCATCGCATCGGCGAACCTGGGCGACGCGCCCGGCGAGCTGGCATTGCGGGATGGCGCGCTGCATGGCGTGCACGGCAGCCTGAGCCTGGCCGAAGTATCCCGCATCTCCACCGTGCAGATACACAAGCTGCCGAAGGACATCGAGCCGGGCATGTCGCTGCAGGCCTTCTACCGGCCCAGCGTCGAAACCGGAACGTTTTCCTATGCGGTACACGCCGCGCGCGTGGAGGTCGATGTCGACACGGGCTTCGTCACGATCACGGATTACCTGGTGGTCGAAGACTGCGGCACCGTCGTCAACCCCCTGATCGCCGATGGGCAGGTCATAGGCGGCGTCGCGCAGGGCATCGGCCAGGCGCTGTACGAGGCCATGCGCTACAACCGGGACGGCCAGCCGCTGACGGTGACTTTCGGCGACTACGTGGTGCCCAGCGCCATGGAGGTCCCGCATATCGAGATCATCCATCTCTGCACGCCCTCGCCTTTCTCCGCCTTCGGCGTCAAGGGCATGGGCGAAGGCGGGTCGGTCCCGCCGCCCGCCGCCATCGCCAACGCGGTGCGCGCCGCGCTGCATGAACGCGGAGTGGCGGTGGATCGCACGCCGATAGACCCTGATTACCTGCTGGCGCAGTGGCTGGCGGGAGAGCAAACGCGATGA